The genomic DNA CTGCTGGAAGGCCTGTAGCTCCTCGGTGTGGAGAGTACACAGGGCCGACAGCGTGGGGATCCGACCAATCAGctacagaggacagagaggagtcagCGGTTAGGGGTGATGGGTCAAGAAGTCTCAGGCTGTACAAAAAAGGCTGTCTAAAATACACTGCCatccaggggtgcaactttcactggggaagGGGGAAATGTTCTGaaattctgaaattgcatttttgtcccccccagttttatcattggaatgtgatacaaaacaaggcaatggtgtgctttaggaccacgcGGGCGCCTCAGAGCGGTCAGGTaagctgtttggagtgtttatccgattGGATAaaactatatatacagtggggagaacaagtatttgatacacttccgattttgcaggttttcctacttacaaagcatgtagaggtcaaatgtttatcataggtacacttcaactgtgagacggaatgtaaaacaaaaatccagaaaatcacattgtatgattgttgttgtaattcatttgcattttattgcatgacataagtatttgatacagcagaaaagcagaacttaatatttggtacagaaacctttgtttgcaattacagagatcattcctgtagttcttgaccaggtttgcacacactgcagcagggattttggcccactcctccatacagaccttctccagatccttcaggtttcagggctgtcgctgggcaatatggaatttcagctccctccaaagattttctattgggttcaggtctggagactggctaggccactccaggaccttgagatgcttcttacggagccactccttagttgccctggctgtgtgtttcgggtcgttgtcatgctggaagacccagccacgacccatattcaatgctcttactgagggaaggaggttgttggccaagatctcgcgatacatggccccatccatcctcccctcaatacggtgcagtcgctctgtcccctttgcagaaaagcatccccaaagaatgatgtttccaccttcacggttgggatggtgaccttggggttgtactcatccttttcctccaaacacggcgagtggagtttagaccaaaaagctctatttttgtctcatcagaccacatgaccttctcccattcctccactggatcatccagatggtcattggacgggcctggacatgcgctggcttgagcagggggaccttgcgtgcgctgcaggattttaatccatgacggcgtagtgtgttactaatggtctTCTTTGAGACTGTTGTCCCAgcctcttcaggtcattgaccaggtcctgccgtgtagttttgggctgatccctcaccttcctcatgatcattgatgccccacgaggtgagatcttgcatggagccccagaccgagggtgattgaccgtcatcttgaacttcttccattttctaataattgcgccaacagctgttgccttctcaccaagctgcttgcctattgtcctgtagcccatcccagccttgtgcagatctacaattttaaccctgatgtccttacacagctctctggtcttggccattgtggagaggttggagtctgtttgattgagtgtgtggacaggtgtcttttatacaggtaacgagttcaaacaggtgcagttaatacaggtaatgagtggagaacaaaggcttcttaaagaaaaactaacaggtctgtgagagccggaattcttactggttggtaggtgatcaaatacttatgtcatgcaataaaatgctaattaattacttaaaaatcatacaatgtgattttctggatttttgttttacaatccgtctctcacagttgaagtgtacctatgataaaaattacagacctctacatactttgtaagtaggaaaacctgcaaaatcggcagtgtatcaaatacttgttctccccactttatatacactgctcaaaaaaataaagggaacactaaaataacacatcctagatctgaatgaatgattcttattaaatacttttttctttaaatagttgaatgtgctgacagcaaaatcacacaaaaattatcaatggaaatcaaatttatcaacccatggaggtctggatttggagtcacactcaaaattaaagtggaaaaccacacttcaggctgatccaactttgatgtaatgtccttaaaacaagtcaaaatgaggctcagtagtgtgtgtggcctccacgtgcctgtatgacctccctacaacacctgggcatgctcctgatgaggtggcggatggtctcctgagggatctcctcccagacctggactaaagcatccgccaactcctggatagTATGTGGTGCAACGtggggttggtggatggagcgagacatgatgtcccagatgtgctcaattggattcaggtctggggaacgggcgggccagtccatgccttcctcttgcaggaactgctgacacactccagccacatgaggtctagcattgtcttgcattaggaggaacccagggccaaccacaccagcatatggtctcacaaggggtctgaggatctcatctcggtacctaatggcagtcaggctacctctggcgagcacatggagggctgcgCGGCCCCCCAatgaaatgccaccccacaccatgactgacccactgccaaaccggtcatgctggaggatgttgcaggcagcagaacgttctccactgcgtctccagactgtcacgtctgtcacatgtgctcagtgtgaacctgctttcatctgtgaagagcaccttgcgccagtggcgaatttgccaaacttggtgttctctggcaaatgccaaacatcctgcacggtgttgggctgtaagcacaaccccgacctgtggacgtcgggccctcataccaccctcatggagtctgtttctgaccgattgagcagacacatgcacatttgtggcctgctggaggtcattttgcagggctctggcagtgctcctccttgcacaaaggcggaggtagcggtcctgctgctgggttgttgccctcctacggcctcctccacgtctcctgatgtactggcctgtctcctggtagcgcctccatgctctggacactacgctgacagacacagcaaaccttcttgccacatctcgcattgatgtgccatcctggatgagctgcactacctgagccacttgtgtgggttgtagactccgtctcatgctaccactcaaaagtgaccaaaacatcagccaggaagcataggaactgagaagtggtctgtggtccccacctgcagaatcactcctttattgggggtgtcttgctaaatgcctataatttccacctgttgtctattccatttgcacaacagcatgtgaaatgtattgtcaatcagtgttgcttcctaagtggacagtttgatttcacagaagtgtgattgacttggagttacattgtgttgtttaagtgttccctttatttttttgagcagtgtataattgtCCCCCCACTtttaaaaccaaagttgcaccgCTGCTGCCATCTAACAGTGCCTAGGTGTGACGCTCTTCGATGTGACGCCTCACAACAGATGTACTCTACGAGGCTCAGTGATCTGAGCGGTGATGCGCCCTACCTTAGCCAGCGTGTCCTCATCCATGTGGTTCTTCTGCATGATGTGCTGCAGCGCAAAGTAGATCTTCTCCTGGAGCTTCTGCACCTTCCTGGGCTCCATCAGCCACGGCCGGTCTGACAAAGGAACACACAACCACATCACatgccaatcaatcaatcaaatgtattaataaagcccttttttacatcagcagatggcacaaagtgcttatacagaaacccagcctaaaaccccaaagaggaagcaatgcagatgtagaagcacggcggcTCCGTAAAACTCCCTgtaaaggcaggaacctaggaataAATTGTGTCCGTCTTACTACTAATAAAGACAGCCTCAGTAATGTCAGTCACTGTGACCGCAGCATTCTCCAGCCAGGCAGTGCCTCAGTAAGGTCTGCCTGTAGGTGGCAGCAGAAGGTAACTGTGGCTGTGTGTCGTCAGTACTGACCTGTGGAGATGAGCACTGCTGCGGAGAACAGAGCGATTTCCTCCTCAGTGAGCTGCAGAGAGCACAGACTCTTGGCAAAGTCAAACACCGCGCTGACCAGATCGTCACAGCCtgagagagacaatagagaggCGGTCAATTCATTGTCATATGTTGTccagagcattatgggtactgtagtacATCATGCTACTTAGATGACAGTCGATGAGGTGGTACAGTAGCGCTAGCAGCAGTGCCTTACCTAGAGCTTTGAACATCTGCATGCCACCGTACTTCCCCTCAAACAGCACTGTGTTGTTGAGCGGGTTAAACGCCCGACACATTCTAACCAGGACCACCTCCAGacaacctagagagagagagagagacacgttgATTACTTTTTGCTAATCCAATATGTTTTTCATGTTGGTGCTACATCGTtgatccatttaaaaaaataataatttaaaggaTGTGGAAACATGGTTGTTTCAATCAGCTTGTTTCcagtattttttttacctttattttactaggcaagtcagttaagaacaaattcttattttcaatgacggcctaggaacagtgcctgttcaggggcagaatggcagatttgtactttgtcagctcagggattcaaacttgcaacctttcggttactagtccaacgctctaaccactaggctaccctgccaccccagtaGGTCAGCAGTGTCAGCTCACCTGACTTGAGCAGAAGGATCTGGTCATTCTGGCACAGCTCCATGAAGCCTGAAATGCGCTTGGCAAACTCCACCACATACTGGATTGCATGGGTGATCTGGATGGCACACTGCTGCCACAGCATGTCTCGCGTCTGCAGAGAAATACACACGTTCAGAACTTCTGTGCAGACCTATCGACGCGTGTCATGACAGCTCGTATACACACTGCTATAGCACTTCCGCAAGTGCAAACAAATAGAAACCGTATTTAACACACGTTTATGCCACAGGACTATGCCCACAACAAGACGCGCAGAGTTGTATTTCCCTTTTTACAGTTCAATGAAGTACCATACAGGAACAGGGAAAATGCATACTTAGAAAATTGTCAGCTCCCTCGCTACTCAGAATATCCAAAGTACAATATCAGCAAATTGCTTTTGTGTGTTCTATAGTGTCTGTCTGTAAGATGAATCTCTATGGAGAATATCTCAAAGGGTTCTTCTGTAATGACCCATAATCCATTAGACACAGAGGAATGAGAGAAGTCACGGTGATATAAAAGAACTAGtgctgtttcacacacacacacacacaggcaggcggagaaaaggagcgagagagagatagaaacaaaAGGAGAAacgagcagagaaagagagaacttgagggaaaaaaagagagacagaaagagaggggggtgagattCTATAGACAACCAGAGTTTGGAAGAGAATGAGGGCAGTTGGTATAGGGAACAAAAGAGACATTGGATGACAATAGAGTTGGGAGGTGCTCAGAGGTTGTACTGTAGGTTAGTGAGCAGTGTAAACTCGGCTGGTCAcaaggaatacacacacacaccacaggaggctgctgataggaggacggctcataacaatGGCCGGGAACggtgcaaatggaatggcatcaaacacctggaaaccatggaaaccatgtgtttcctgtatttgataccattctccTGATTCTGCTCCAGTAATTGccacaagcccatcctccccaattaaggtgccaccgacCTCCTGTGAGGTACACACACTCGTCACACTCACTTTGCTCTGGTACATCTTGATGTCATCGTAGGAGTGTGTTTGCCAGGCCAGCTGCTGGAGCTCATCTGCTGTGTATTGACAGGTCTCCAGGTGAGACTTTATAATGTTCTGGGCGATACGAtctatggagggagagggggtgaagaTACAGAGTCAGACACACTCGAGCAAAACGGTAGCTTACCATTCATTGTCTATGGAGCATGAAACCAATGAACCGTACCCAAGCTTAATGAAAACTAACTTTATTCAACTTCCGAAGGTTTCAGTCCTCATGCAACATTCTATGTAGtctgtttatttttatgtatCTGAATCTGAATTGTAGAAAATAATTGTTGGGCTAATTGAAACGGGGTGTAGAAAACAGCAGAACGGATCTTCAGCTAATGTATTGTGTGCCCCATCCAAGTATGTGACAAATCCAGTAGAGAGTACACTAGTAAAACTGTGTTCAGCTGACTTGACATTGCAACCTTAGTAAGGCAGGCAACACTCAAGCTTCACTCTGCAATCTGACAGGGTGTTTCTTGCATTAATGGGCTGAGCTTCAAtatgatgccccccccccccccccctaggaaAGTCTGATCTCAGGTTGCTCACACTGCTTATCACAATGACAGCTTATCACACTTAGCCTCGCCATGACACCTTCCTGTTCAAATCATCAACTAAGGCCTAGTGTCTTCCTGCCCCCTACCACACTCGGGCCTCATCATGTCATGCACCTAATGTTTTTGAAGGCGGCACTGATGGTCCAATTGAACACCTGTGAATAAACTTAACCCTAAGTTACCTAGCTCTCCCATGCTGACATTGCTTGGCGCCAGCTGactgtcctggtaggagctgtagTTGAACAGGTTGGTCACAGGGGTCAGGTCGTACACAGGCTCCTGTTTTATGTGCTTCATGCCCGCCATGTCAAGGCCTGACTGATCCGGGGAGGGCTGGGTGGAGTCCATACCGTGGTAGTAGCCGCCAGGGGCACCACCGTTCACCTGGCCCTTGGGAAGCTCGATAACGTGGCCGTTGGCGTAGGTGCCTCCGATCTCGTGGTTGAGGGTGTTGAGGCCGTTGGTCAGGCTGGAGGAGTAGACGCGCGCCAGGGCCTCGGCCTCACCAGTCTGCTGCTGCCGCTCATTCAGGATCCGCTGCTGGTGCTTCTGCACCTCGGCGTACAGGCTGTCTCGCTGCTTCTTTGACATGCGGCCAAACTTCACCGCTACGCACAGAGGGAGGGTTCTTTATTAGTCACATTGTGTTTGGTTTCTCTCTCAGCTTCACCTGTGCTTTTACATTCCAGAGATTACAGTAGTATTTGAcaatcttaaagggatagtttgtgATTTTGACAATGAAGCCCTTCATCTATTTCCCTAGAGTCAGataaacttgtggataccatttttgttTCTGCGCCCAGTATGAAGGATGTTTGAGGTAGTTTCGCAAGCCAATGGTAACTAGCGTTAGTGCTAGCATGCTAGCTGTAACCGAATCCTTTTAGTTTTTGCGCTAAGCTAGTTAAcattggctcgcgaaactacctcaaacatccttcatactggacgcagagacaaaaatggtatccacgagtttaTCTGACTCTAGGAAAATAGATGAAGGGCTTCATTGTCAAAATCGCAAACTATCCCTTTACGTAAGCAAGTGTCTACacttgtgtttgtgtatgtatttgtgtgtatgttcatgtgtgtgtcGAAGCGGTCTCACCATCTCTGGACATTCCGAGTGCGAGACACTTCTGTAAGCGGCAGTGTTGGCAGCGGTTTCGGTTGGTCCTGTCGATCAGACAGTTCCTCTGGCGAGGGCAGGAGTAGGCGGCGTTGTTCTGCTGACTACGTCTGAAGAACCCCTACAGGACAACCACAAACATGAGCGGTCAGTCAATgttttgtaaataaaataaaaatataggaaaGAAGATCTAAAACAAAATGACAGAGGAGAAGGATGGACAGAGGGAACAACAGAGCTGTGTTGACAACTCACTTTGCAGCCCTCACATGTGATGACTCCATAGTGGATTCCTGATGACTTGTCTCCGCAAATTTTGCATGGTATAACTTCGATTTGGGCtgtgaacagagagaggggaggggaaaacaCACATACCTGAGTTACATAACCGTTTTATTGGATCACACACACTTGCCTGTACTGTACCAGTGTTAATGGCCGCTCAACTTTTCCCCCACTGTCGGGGGgctcattagtgtgtgtgtgtgtgtgtttctgtcacaTTTGACCCAGTGAGGGGGCACAGCACTCCCAATCAGAAGGAACCTCTCCAGTCAGCAGGTCACTGTGACATTGGGACATCCTGTTAATTTTTTTTGTAGTGGTAATGACAGGAACACTAGTGACAGACTTTATGTCAGGACGATGAGCAGGGGTCCTTAGATGTGCTCCCAGGATTGTAGTGGGGTTACATCACCAAAGTATCTTCCTTTATTGTATTGTAAACGTAGTGTACTGTGGGACTGAACTGTGTACTGTAGGTCTGAAATCGCCACACACAGAAACCATTAGGAGTGTCCAGTGACCACAGTAACCAGTGTAGCCACGTAGTtcaagacagagaaggagagtgacAGATAGATTGAGCGATAGGTGGCACATATCTGCTGAGACTGCACACTCACTATAAAGAGATTAGACACTCAATCTAATCCTAAATGACTTCCTTCCTCCCAAGCTGTTTCCTTGCGATGCACACTGGCTTATCCAAAGCACCAATTCCCCAATATTCTTTCTGTACCTGAACCTGGTAGAATCAGGTAAGATGGTTATTAACAGACATTTCAGgtgataataaaacatgttttgtttagtTACTTTTTTCTTGAAATGTTTCTCTAACTTTACTGCAAgtcaagctagctagcaaacgttagctagttaaaagATAGGCTAGGTTGAATATAAAATTGTGGCTAGCAACCTCAACCTAACAATTACCATCACAATACACTTAAATGGGAGGCAACagtcatattttttttttgatacatacacacacacacacacacgaccattCAAAAGttaggggtcacttagaaatgtccttgtttttgaaagaaaagcaaaagaatgtgtccattaaaataacatcaaattgatcaggaatacagtgtagacattgttaatgttgtaaatgactattgtagctggaaatggccgattttttttaatggactatctacataggcccattatcagcaaccattactcctgtgttccaatggcatgttgtgttcaCTATTCAAGtatattattttaaaaggctaattgctcattagaaaaccctttgcaattttgttag from Oncorhynchus clarkii lewisi isolate Uvic-CL-2024 chromosome 30, UVic_Ocla_1.0, whole genome shotgun sequence includes the following:
- the LOC139389462 gene encoding nuclear receptor ROR-beta-like isoform X2 codes for the protein MRAQIEVIPCKICGDKSSGIHYGVITCEGCKGFFRRSQQNNAAYSCPRQRNCLIDRTNRNRCQHCRLQKCLALGMSRDAVKFGRMSKKQRDSLYAEVQKHQQRILNERQQQTGEAEALARVYSSSLTNGLNTLNHEIGGTYANGHVIELPKGQVNGGAPGGYYHGMDSTQPSPDQSGLDMAGMKHIKQEPVYDLTPVTNLFNYSSYQDSQLAPSNVSMGELDRIAQNIIKSHLETCQYTADELQQLAWQTHSYDDIKMYQSKTRDMLWQQCAIQITHAIQYVVEFAKRISGFMELCQNDQILLLKSGCLEVVLVRMCRAFNPLNNTVLFEGKYGGMQMFKALGCDDLVSAVFDFAKSLCSLQLTEEEIALFSAAVLISTDRPWLMEPRKVQKLQEKIYFALQHIMQKNHMDEDTLAKLIGRIPTLSALCTLHTEELQAFQQLHPETVNVLFPPLYKELFNPDPNAAITIPK
- the LOC139389462 gene encoding nuclear receptor ROR-beta-like isoform X1, which translates into the protein MHVSPRKMKTDAIAQIEVIPCKICGDKSSGIHYGVITCEGCKGFFRRSQQNNAAYSCPRQRNCLIDRTNRNRCQHCRLQKCLALGMSRDAVKFGRMSKKQRDSLYAEVQKHQQRILNERQQQTGEAEALARVYSSSLTNGLNTLNHEIGGTYANGHVIELPKGQVNGGAPGGYYHGMDSTQPSPDQSGLDMAGMKHIKQEPVYDLTPVTNLFNYSSYQDSQLAPSNVSMGELDRIAQNIIKSHLETCQYTADELQQLAWQTHSYDDIKMYQSKTRDMLWQQCAIQITHAIQYVVEFAKRISGFMELCQNDQILLLKSGCLEVVLVRMCRAFNPLNNTVLFEGKYGGMQMFKALGCDDLVSAVFDFAKSLCSLQLTEEEIALFSAAVLISTDRPWLMEPRKVQKLQEKIYFALQHIMQKNHMDEDTLAKLIGRIPTLSALCTLHTEELQAFQQLHPETVNVLFPPLYKELFNPDPNAAITIPK